The genomic DNA AAAAGCTTTGTTACCCTCATTACGGATGAGTTATATAGTATTACCGAAGAATTTAATTATAAAGTATCAAAAGGAATATTTGTTTTATACACAAAGTGTTTCAAGAATGGACCAAGAAGTGATAAGAAGATTTTTAAATGAAGGCTATTGGGAAAAACATATTCATAAAATGCGTGTCGTCTATCGAAAGAAGAGAGATAGACTTGTTTTTGAAATAGAGAGGTATTTCTCTAATTGTGTTGAAGTGATAGGAGAAGATTCGGGATTACACATTTTATTAAAAGTGCATAATGGAATGCACGAAGAAGAACTAATTAAAGAAGCAGCAAAATATAGTATTAAAATATATCCTGTTTCTACGTACTATGAAGACGGTACTGCACCTGGAAATGTAGTTTTACTTGGGTTTGCAATTTTATCAGAAGAAGAAATTGCGAAAGCGATTCAATTATTACATAAGGCATGGGTTACAAGAAAGTAAAAAACATCCTCATACATGAGAGGATGTTTTTTATTATTTATTTTCATCTAAGAATAAGACCATATGCTCTTCGTCCCAATATTGTCCGTTATATTTTAATGAACGTTCTTGCACACCGAATGTTTTAAATCCTAATGATTCATAAAGTTTTTTTGCGCCATCGTTGCCAACAACAACATCAAGCATAACTTGTTCTACCTCTAAAGATTTAGCAAGTTCAAGACATTCTTTAATAAGTGCTTTTCCTGCTCCAAGTCCGCGTGCTTTTGGAGACACATATACAGAACCGATTTTAGCTTTATGTTCTTGTTTTACATATGGTTTCGTTTCCAGCGTTGCAACCCCGATTAATTGCCCATCTTTAAATGCACCTAGCGTATAGTTTTCATCTTGTGCTAATTTTTGTGCTTTATATTCAATCGCACACTCTTTATTAATAATATCTTCATAAGAAGAGCTGAAAGCTTCAGGGTTTTGCTTTAATCCTTCTACACGAAGTTCTAAGTAAATTTCCGCTTCGTCTTTTGTTAATACATGGATATCCAATTATATCACCCTCCAAATCTTTGACAAATGTATCTTTACCCTGCATTAACGGGCAGTAAGACTCCAACTTTAAAATTCGGCGAATGCGCGGAATTTAGGTGGGAGATAACTGCCTATAAATGCCCGATTGGTTCAACTAATAATCCATGGGGTGAACCTTTCCGTGGATTAAAGTTTCACTTTATTTTATATTGAAATAAGAATAATTTCAAAAGCTTAGCTTATATGAGCTGATTTTATGAACAAAATAACACCAGTAGTGTTTACTACTACTGGTGTTTTCACACACATATTACTCAAAAGGTAGTTCGATTATAAAGTTTGTTCCTACTCCTAATTGGCTTGTTACTAGAATGGAACCGTTATGCAATTCTATAATTTCTTTTGCAACAGCTAGCCCGATACCTTTTCCTCCAGTAGCTCTCGTTCTGGATTTATCAACACGATAAAAACGATCAAAAATATGTGGAATATCTTCTTCAGGAATACCTTCTCCTTCATCTTCTACACTTATTGTAAAAGAATGTGTTTCTATGAGTACGCGTATCGTAATAGTTGTGTTTTCTAGTGAGTGTTGATAAGCATTGTGTAATAAATTTAACATAACTTGTTCCATACGTCTTTCGTCTATGCAAACTTCTAAATCATCTTTGCAATATACATGGAGTTGCATTTGTTTATTTGTTAATGTAGTTTTTGTTTTTTCAACCATTCGTTCTAAAAATGGCCTAAGAAGCACTTTTTGTTTTTTTATAACAAACTGGTGTTGTTCTAATTGCACCAGCATAAATAAATCTTGGACGAGATCGGTTACACTATCTGTTTCATCCTCAATAATTTGCAAGTATTCTTCACGCTCTTCTTTCGTTAAAGAGTCTCTCTTTGCCACTTTCGCATAACCTTTCATATAGGTTAATGGAGTTAATAATTCGTGAGCAACACTAGCGAGAAACTCGCTTCTTTCTTTTTTCATATAAGTCAGTTCACTGGATAAATCTTCAATCGTTTTTGCTAAGCTTCCAAGTTCATCATTCCGTTTAATACCTAATTGAATTGGCTTATTTAATTTTGACATTTTTTCTGTTGCCCTCTTCATTTTGATAAGCGGTTCAGTAATAACACGAGAAAAAACAAAGACAGAAATAGTCGTTAAAATAATTGTCAAAACACTAATGATAAGAAATTGCTTCATGAGTTTAAGTAACATATTTTCTAAGAAAGATGTTTTTAATAACATATATAACTTTCCTTGAAACTCTGCTGTGTTAAGTGGGCTTACCGTTGTGATGAATTTTGATTTTTTCCAGTTCTTTTCGACGATCAATCCGCCTTTTGGAATAGGTTCTGTTTTACAAGTAAGTTGTTTTTGCATTGCTTTTGTTACTGGTTCTGAAGTGGAAATAATTTTTCCGTTATCGTCTGTTATAATGATAGCTATATCAGAGTTAGCGATTGCTTCTGATTCAACTAAGTGTTCAGCCTCATCAGCGATATCGAACTCTGGGTACACAGGACGGTTAGGATTTTTATTGTATTCAGCGCGTTCGACGTGTTTCTTTTCTTTAGCAACTGTATTCCACTTTGCGCGTTTTGTAATTTTGTCACTATAGCGATTACCTTTTTCTAAAAGAGCAAGTGTTTCTTCCTCAATCCGCATTGTTGAAATACTTTTGTAAAAAGAAACGAAAGCAATTGTTTCAATACATAAGGCTAATATTAAAAAGTATGTCCCAATTTTAAGTGAAAGTTTACTCATTTTCTCACCATACCTTATTCATAATAAAGGGTCAGTGGTATGATATTTCCACTGACCGAAGTAATTATTCACTTTTCCATTTATATCCGACTTTATAAACAGTTTCTAAGTAATTTTCAACTGGAAATCCTTTTTTGCGTAATTTATCACGGATATTGCGAATATGTGAATCGATTGTTCTATATTCGATGTCTGTTTCATAACCCCAAATTTTTTCGATTAAATCATCTCGGCTATAAGCGCGGTTTGTATTTTGTAAAAATAGTCCAAGTAACGAAAATTCGATAGGTGTTAGTGAGATTTTCTCATTATAAACTGTGACAGTATGTTTCGTTTTATCCCACTCAATACCATTGAAGCTAACAAATCCATCTTTCTTTGTACGGCGTAATATAGCCTCAATGCGTGCAACTAATACATGCTCATCAAATGGTTTTGTAATATAGTCATCTGCGCCCATAGTAAGACCTTTCACCATATCATAATTTTGATTACGAGCTGTTAGCATAATAATTGGAACGTTGGAAATTTGACGAATTTGATAGCAAGTATCCCATCCATCCATATTTGGCATCATGACATCTAACAAAATAATATCGAAGTCTTTTTGTTCTATTAATTTTAGCGCTTCAAGGCCAGAGGTAGCTTTCATACAAAAATAGCCGCGAGGGCTTAAGAACAGATCTAATAATCGTAACATACGTTCTTCATCGTCTACTAATAAAATTTTTACCATAATCTTGTGCACCCCAAACTGTTCATTCTACTTGTATAGTTTACATGAAAATAATAAAAAACTCTTTTTATGTGATTGAGTGGAAGAGTTATTTTTCGCTCAGAGTAATTGACATAAAAAATGCACTAGTTTTGCACAACTATTTCTTATAATAGAAAACGTAGCGACACAAAATACCCTATGTTGCGACATAACGTCATGTCATTTTATTTATAAAATGACAATTCCATTCTATTGTGTATGTGAGATAGAGAGGGTTTTCGTATTCACCTCGCATCGGATAAGAAAAATTTCCTATCTCACACTTTTTTTAAAAGGAGATCATACACATGAATCCAAAAGAAGAAATTTCAAAAAAAGAAAAGCAAGATCGTAATACGGTTGTCATGTGCATTGCCGTATCTATGGTTATTATTATAAGTTGTGTAAATAAAATTTTGGGGATTTTATAATATATAAAAGCTCATTGCTTCGTAAGAAGCAATGAGCTTTTTTCATTATTAGGGGAATAGTTCTATATAATAAACCAAGGTAAAATTGCTAACCCAGAAGTTACAATCGCTGTAGTAAATATTAAAAGCATAGCTCGTTTGTTTTGTTTCATGTCACATTCTCCTCTACATATCAATTGAATGCTATACGTTCATTTCATGAGCAGTTAAGGATGGATTTCCTCACTAAGTAAAGTTTCACTTTATATTTTTAGTATAATGAATGGAAAGGTTTGGTACGATCGATAAAGGTGACATGAAGATTACATTGTTGTAATGAAAAAAGCACCTTTTTAATAAAAAGGTGCTTTTGGAAAACTTATATTGAAGTATTAATTATTTAAGAACAGAACCATATGTTCCTCGTCCCAATATTGACCGTTATGTTTTAATGAACGCTCTTGTACGCCGTAAGTTTGGAAACCTAATGATTCATATAATTTTTTTGCAGCATCGTTACCAACTACAACATCGAGCATAAGTTGTTCTACATGTAATTTATCGGCATTTTCAATAATTGCTTTAATAAGCGCTCGTCCTGCTCCAAGGCCACGAGCTCTTGGGGAAACAAAAACGGAACCGATTTTTGCTTTATGTTCTTGTTTAATAAATGGTTTTGTTTCTAAAGTAGCGATACCAATTAAATCGTTATCTTTGAAGACACCTAGAGTATACTTATCCGGATTGCTTAATCGTTTTGCCATAGCAACTACAGGATCCTCATGTTTAAGAACATCTTCATAAGAAGAGCTAAAAGCTTCCGGGTTCTTCGTTAAACCTTCCATACAAACTTTTAAATATATTTCTGCATCCTCTGTCGTTAATAAGCGAATTTCCATCGTTGTAACCTCCTTGGTTGATTTCAAATAAATCCATTACTTGTATAAGATTGTATATGCGTTTTGTTAGCAGTCTCTTTTAATTTGTAAAAGAATGAAAAGATATATGCTATAATGTTTTATTTTTAATTACCCCGCATTAACGGGCAATAAAGCTCCCCACTGATTAAAGTTTCACTTTATGTAATGAAATTATATATTAACTTTATTAACTATTCAAGTGTTTAATATATTACATTTTTATAACTAAAATAACTCCTCGATCGAGGAGTTATTTTAGTTATTCGATTGATAACCATCAATTCGATGTGGATGTGTGTAAATATTGCAAGATTTATTTCTAATAAATCCTACGACTGTAATGCCTAAATCTTGAGCGAGTTGCAATGCTAGTTTTGTTGGAGCGGATTTAGATAGAACAATTTCACATCCGATTTTTGAAACTTTGAGTAAAATTTCGGATGAAATACGCCCACTAAATGCGATGATTTTTCCTTTAACGGATATATCGTTGCGCAAACAATGACCATATATTTTATCTAATGCATTATGTCTTCCAATATCCATTCTTGATATGAGGATATTGTTTCGATCACATAGCGCGGTATTGTGAACCCCACCAGTTTGGCGAAATGTAGTGGAAGATTGTTGTAAAGTATTCATTAAGTGAAAGCATTCTTCAGGACTAATTTTCACATGTATATCATGTAAATCTTTTGCTTTTGCAGCATCGTTAGCGAAAATAAAACCTTGTCTACCTTTTCCACAACAGGAAGTGATATATCGTTTATTATATAAATTTTGATAGAGAGGATTTACTTTTGATGATGTTACATGGACAATTCCATTATCTTTTTGAATCCATAGTTCTCCAACATCTTTATAGGAAGAAATAATTCCTTCAGAAATTAAAAAACCAATTACCATATCTTCGATGTAATTTGGTGTACATACGACTGTTACATACTCTTCGCCATTTATTTTAATAGTGATAGGAGATTCTGTAACAATCTCATCAAGTTGTTTTGAAAATGTACCAGACTGATAGCGTACAATTGTATAATTCTCTTGCGTAGGCCCCATATTAAATTCCCCTTTTATACGTATTTCTCTCCCACATTTATCATAAAACATTGAAAAAATAAAAACATCTATTAGAAGGAAGGTATCAGATTATTTTGGTTATTATTGTATATATACGATATAATAGAAATGTAGAATAGTGAAATTTTCAAGCTTTCGTAGTGATACCTTATAAACATCTAGAATCGACTTCATAAGAAAAGTATTTGGACAGAGCGTTTCAAAAATATGTACAGTAATCTATTTATGAAAACGGATTCATAAATATGTTGTACAGTTGGTTGTAAGGAGAGGGGAAACTATGGCAGAACAGACAGTCCGTGTAACCGTAGATGGTAAAGAATTTTCAGCATCAGGTGAAAAGACAATACTACAATTATTTAATGAGAGTAATTTGGAACATCCTCAAATTTGTCATGTACCAGAAGTAGATCCAATTCAAACTTGTGATACGTGTATTGTAGAAGTAGATGGAAAGTTAATGCGTGCTTGTTCAACGAAGCTTGAGAATGGTATGCATATTGAAAGACAGTCACAGCGTGCAAAAGAGGCACAGACTGAGGCAATGGATCGAATATTAGAGAATCATTTATTGTATTGTACTGTTTGTGATAACAATAATGGTAACTGTAAAGTCCATAACACAGTGCATATGATGGGAATTGAAGAACAGAAATATCCGTATGAGCCAAAAGTAAGTGCTTGTGAAGTGGATATGTCACATCCGTTTTATCGGTATGATCCAAATCAATGTATTGCTTGTGGACAGTGTGTAGAAGTATGTCAAAACTTACAGGTTAATGAAACTATATCGATAGACTGGAGCTTAGATCGTCCACGTGTTATATGGGATCATGGTATAAGCATAAATGACTCATCTTGTGTGAGTTGTGGGCAATGTGTAACAGTATGTCCATGTAATGCGTTGATGGAAAAATCAATGTTAGGTGAAGCTGGATTCATGACAGGATTAAAACCAGATGTGTTAGATCCGATGATTGATTTTGTAAAGGATGTAGAGCCTGGATATAGTAGTATTTTAGCGGTTTCAGAAGTAGAGGCTGCGATGCGTAAGACGAAAGTTAATAAAACAAAAACAGTTTGTACATTTTGTGGTGTCGGTTGTTCATTCGAAGTATGGACGAAAGATCGTCAAATTTTGAAAGTGCAACCTGTTTCAGATGCACCTGTTAATGGTATTTCCACATGTGTAAAAGGTAAATTTGGATGGGATTTTGTAAACAGCGAAGATCGTATTACAAAGCCATTAATTCGCCAAGGAGATATGTTTGTTGAAGCTTCTTGGGAAGAAGCTCTTGAAGTGGTTGCATCTAATATGCAGCATATTAAATCAGAATACGGCAGCGATGCATTTGGATTTATTTCTTCTTCAAAAGTAACGAATGAAGAAAATTACCTTATGCAAAAACTAGCTCGACAAATATATGGAACGAATAATGTAGACAACTGTTCTCGTTACTGTCAGTCGCCAGCGACAGATGGTTTATTTAAAACTGTCGGTATGGGCGGGGATGCTGGAACAGTGAAAGATATAGCTGAAGCAGGACTTGTCATTATTGTTGGTGCGAATCCAACAGAAGGACATCCTGTACTTGCGACGCGTGTAAAACGTGCTCATAAATTACACGAGCAAAAACTAATTGTAGCAGACCTTCGTAAACATGAAATGGCAGAGCGTGCGGATTTATTTATTCATCCGAGCCAAGGAACGGATTACGTATGGCTTGCTGGTATTACGAAATATATTATTGATCAAGATTGGCATGATAAAAAGTTCATAGCTGAAAACGTAAAGAATTTTGATGAATATAGCAAAATGGTAGAGAAATATACGCTGGACTATACAGAGAAAATTACAGGGATTTCGAAAGAAAATCTAAAAGAAATGGCTCGTATGGTATATGAAGCAGATGGTACTTGTGTACTTTGGGGAATGGGCGTAACTCAAAATACAGGAGGAAGTACGACGTCCGCTGCAATTTCAAATTTACTACTCGTTACGGGTAACTACCGTCGTCCTGGTGCAGGTGCATATCCATTACGAGGACATAATAACGTACAAGGTGCTTGTGATATGGCAACATTGCCAAACTGGCTTCCAGGTTATCAAGCAGTATCAGATGATACGCTTCGTGCTAAGTTTGAAAAAGCATATGGTACAACTATTCCGAAAGCGCCAGGATTAAATAATATTGCAATGTTACTTGCGGCAGAAGAAGGAAAACTACGTGGTATGTATGTCATGGGTGAAGAAATGGCTTTAGTCGATTCAAATGCGAACCATGTGCAACATATTTTAGCGAATTTAGATTTTCTTGTCGTTCAAGATATGTTCTTATCGAAAACAGCTCGTTTTGCTGATGTTATTTTACCAGCAGCACCAAGTTTAGAAAAAGAAGGAACATTTACGAATACAGAGCGCCGTATCCAAAGGTTGTATGAAGTATTAAAGCCGCTTGGTGAGTCAAAACCAGACTGGTGGATTTTACAAAAAGTAGCTCGTGCACTTGGTGGGGATTGGAATTACGAAAGTCCGAGTGAAATTATGGATGAAATTGCATCACTTGCACCATTATATTCTCAAGCAACGTACGACCGTCTAGAAGGATGGAATAGTTTATGTTGGGGTAGTCATGATGGTAGCGATACACCGCTATTATATGTAGACGGATTTAACTTCCCAGATAAACTTGCTCGTCTATCATTAGATGAATGGGTACCACCGGTTGTAGCACCAGATGAGTATGATTTACTTTTAAATAATGGACGCATGCTCGAGCATTTCCATGAAGGGAATATGACGAATAAGTCGGCTGGTATTTTATCTAAAGTATCTGAAGTATTCGTTGAAATTTCACCGGAACTTGCTATAGAGCGCAATGTGAAAGATGGTGGTCTTGTGGAATTAGCATCACCATTTGGGAAAATTAAAGTACAAGCGCTTATTACTGATCGTGTAACGGGGAAAGAGCTATATTTACCGATGCATGCAACGATAAATGAAGAAGCAATTAATATTTTAACTGGGACGGCAACAGACATTTATACGTGTACACCGGCGTATAAACAAACGATGGTGAAAATGCGTGTATTACGTGAAAAAGGAAACCGCCCGTTACCATCTTCGAACCCGCGAGATAAAAAGCGTAATCCGCAAAATGGTGTTGAAATCGAGCAAAAGTGGCAAAGAAAACAATACGTATCACTTGTGGACTAGGGGGCGGAGATAGTGGCGAAAGAAATTACTTTAATTAAAAAGAAAGTTATAACAGAGGAAGAACAGAAACAGCAAGTAGCAGATGAACTTCTAAATGAGCTATCTAATAATCGTGAAGCAGTAGAAGAAACAATGCAGCTTTTAGCACAGTTGCAAAAGGCTGGTATATTAGATGCGGCGATTAGTTTACTTGCTGCGAAGGAAGATGTTTCAAAAATCGCTGTGGAGCAATTAAATCGTGAACCAGTTAAAAATGCACTCAATAATATGATGGGGGCAGGGGAAGCGCTATCCTCAGTTGACCCAGAAGTAACAAAACAAATCACATCGAGTTTAGTCACTGGATTACAATTTGCAACAGATGAATTAAATAGTGGTAAAAAAACAAAAGTGATGGATTTCTTTAAAGTGTTAAAAGATCCAGATATCAATAGAGCCATTACATTCGGTTTTAGCTTCTTGAAAGCATTTGGACAAGGGTTAGAGAAAAAATAAAGTAGATGAAAAAAGTGATGGGGAGTAACCATCACTTTTTTCATTGTATGTATAAGAGTGTTCATGTTAAGCGGAATATATTATTATTATTATTAAAAAGATGGATTAGAAATGGAAATGTGGAATCCATCTCAAATATCGTTTTAGAATGTGGAGGAATATATGCAACACCGTAAAAGACTATCTATACCAGGAGTAATTGGACATTCCTTTCAAACAGTTAGATTTGCTTTTTGGAATGTATTAACCTTTCAACTTGCTTATAAATTATTAGCAGCGATTGTATTTGTCCCGCTATTTGGGATCATTTTTAATAAGTTATTGTATTTTGGTGGTTATGCAAATGCGACGAATGATGAATTATTAGCGTTTTTAAAGACGCCATACGGCATATTGGCAATCGTAATTTTATCATTGTTAGCACTGTTTCTTATCTTTACGGAATTTGCGGTGCTTATTATTATTTCGTACTTTGCTCATAAAAGGCAAAAGGTGAGATTACGTCCGATTTTGTATAAAACAGTAACGTATTTACCTTCCCTTTTTACATATTGCTTACCAGGATTTATTTTGTACGCAGTTGTGTTATTACCACTATTAAGTACGGGGTATAAATCTGCATTGATTCCTGAGATTCAAATTCCTAATTTTATTACAGGTGAACTATTTAAGACAACAATGGGTCAAGTTGGATATTATGCTTTCTTTGCTGTAGTTGCCTATTTAAATCTTCGTTGGATCTTTGTTTTACCTATTATTGTTTTAGAGGAAAAGCCGTTCCGCACCGCAGCACGAAAAAGTGCAAACTTAGTAAAAGAAAGCTTTTTTAAAGTATTATTCTTTTTAGTAGGTTTTTTCATATCTGTAGGAATTGTCTTTCTTTTATTTATAGGAATTTATTTACTTTGTCTGTGGGGAGTATATGAATTTACAAACCCAGCAGGGACATTTGCATTATTAGCGGAATCAACAATGTCTGTATTTTTAACGAGTACATTGTATTTATTTAGCTTTATCGTGACACCATTTTATATTATGGCGATTACGCGATTATATTTACAAAAGGTTCCAGTTGAAGACGTTTTATTAGAAGAAGGATTGGATTATTCGAAAACGAAAGCAGATAAATGTTTCTTCCAAAAACATCGTTGGAAATTTATTGGCGTATATATTGTAGGAATTATTACTGCGGGAATGGTTGTTGCCTTCATTGTGACCTTTATTACAAACACATATAAAGAACCAATTATTATGGCTCATCGTGGTTATATTTCAAAAGGTGTAGAGAATACAAAAGAAGCTTTGCAAGGGGCTATTGATGCGAAAGCAGACTACGCTGAAATTGATGTACTGCAAACAAAAGACGGTGAATTAGCAGTTATACATGATTTGAAGTTGAAACGCCTTGCTAATGCTAATGTTCATGTGTCAGATTTAACGATGGACGAGTTAAGACAACTTACGCTTAGTCAAGATGGGTTTTCAGGACAAATAAGTACACTTGATGAGATCATTAAGCTGGCAAAGGGAAAAATCAAACTCAATATTGAAGTGAAGCTTCATGGTGGCGAAAAAGATTTCGTAAACAAAGTATTAAAAGCGATTAAAGATAATGAATTTGAGAAACAATGTGTAATTCAAACGTTACACTATCCGCTTATTAAAGAGTTTAAGCGGGCAAATCCAGATATAAAAGTAGGATATATACTGTATGCGAGTAGAGCTAACTTAAAGAATGTGAAAGCTGACTTTTATGTAGCAGAAGAATACATGTTAAATAAGAAATTAGTAAAAGAAGCAAGAAAGTTAAACAAGCCAATTTACGTATGGACGGTAAATGATATGGAAAGTTTAAAGGGATATTATAAACTAAACGTAGATGGTATCATTACCGATTATCCTGAAGATGCACGTGAAACAATTAAGATATTAAAAGAGCAAGAGGCGGAAGAAAGTGATTTGTTTGATAAAATTACTGAAACAACAGATGATTTATTTTCCAAGTTATTTATAAGTTACCCAGCTGCTGGCTAAATGCCCGCAGCTGTTTTTTTTATGAAAAGAATATATCTCTAAAGTATTGTGTAAATTAATGACTGTATATGTATACGGCATCAGTAGGGTTTCTTACATTGTTACATTATTGTCAAATAATAAAAGATTACTGTTTGTTTTGAAGAAGTATAATAAAAATAGAGTGATAGATAATGAAATGAAATGAGAAACTTAATAGAATCAATGTTTTATATATTTACACTATT from Bacillus basilensis includes the following:
- a CDS encoding cell wall metabolism sensor histidine kinase WalK — encoded protein: MSKLSLKIGTYFLILALCIETIAFVSFYKSISTMRIEEETLALLEKGNRYSDKITKRAKWNTVAKEKKHVERAEYNKNPNRPVYPEFDIADEAEHLVESEAIANSDIAIIITDDNGKIISTSEPVTKAMQKQLTCKTEPIPKGGLIVEKNWKKSKFITTVSPLNTAEFQGKLYMLLKTSFLENMLLKLMKQFLIISVLTIILTTISVFVFSRVITEPLIKMKRATEKMSKLNKPIQLGIKRNDELGSLAKTIEDLSSELTYMKKERSEFLASVAHELLTPLTYMKGYAKVAKRDSLTKEEREEYLQIIEDETDSVTDLVQDLFMLVQLEQHQFVIKKQKVLLRPFLERMVEKTKTTLTNKQMQLHVYCKDDLEVCIDERRMEQVMLNLLHNAYQHSLENTTITIRVLIETHSFTISVEDEGEGIPEEDIPHIFDRFYRVDKSRTRATGGKGIGLAVAKEIIELHNGSILVTSQLGVGTNFIIELPFE
- a CDS encoding glycerophosphoryl diester phosphodiesterase membrane domain-containing protein is translated as MQHRKRLSIPGVIGHSFQTVRFAFWNVLTFQLAYKLLAAIVFVPLFGIIFNKLLYFGGYANATNDELLAFLKTPYGILAIVILSLLALFLIFTEFAVLIIISYFAHKRQKVRLRPILYKTVTYLPSLFTYCLPGFILYAVVLLPLLSTGYKSALIPEIQIPNFITGELFKTTMGQVGYYAFFAVVAYLNLRWIFVLPIIVLEEKPFRTAARKSANLVKESFFKVLFFLVGFFISVGIVFLLFIGIYLLCLWGVYEFTNPAGTFALLAESTMSVFLTSTLYLFSFIVTPFYIMAITRLYLQKVPVEDVLLEEGLDYSKTKADKCFFQKHRWKFIGVYIVGIITAGMVVAFIVTFITNTYKEPIIMAHRGYISKGVENTKEALQGAIDAKADYAEIDVLQTKDGELAVIHDLKLKRLANANVHVSDLTMDELRQLTLSQDGFSGQISTLDEIIKLAKGKIKLNIEVKLHGGEKDFVNKVLKAIKDNEFEKQCVIQTLHYPLIKEFKRANPDIKVGYILYASRANLKNVKADFYVAEEYMLNKKLVKEARKLNKPIYVWTVNDMESLKGYYKLNVDGIITDYPEDARETIKILKEQEAEESDLFDKITETTDDLFSKLFISYPAAG
- a CDS encoding DUF1641 domain-containing protein, with the protein product MAKEITLIKKKVITEEEQKQQVADELLNELSNNREAVEETMQLLAQLQKAGILDAAISLLAAKEDVSKIAVEQLNREPVKNALNNMMGAGEALSSVDPEVTKQITSSLVTGLQFATDELNSGKKTKVMDFFKVLKDPDINRAITFGFSFLKAFGQGLEKK
- a CDS encoding GNAT family N-acetyltransferase; amino-acid sequence: MDIHVLTKDEAEIYLELRVEGLKQNPEAFSSSYEDIINKECAIEYKAQKLAQDENYTLGAFKDGQLIGVATLETKPYVKQEHKAKIGSVYVSPKARGLGAGKALIKECLELAKSLEVEQVMLDVVVGNDGAKKLYESLGFKTFGVQERSLKYNGQYWDEEHMVLFLDENK
- a CDS encoding response regulator transcription factor, which codes for MVKILLVDDEERMLRLLDLFLSPRGYFCMKATSGLEALKLIEQKDFDIILLDVMMPNMDGWDTCYQIRQISNVPIIMLTARNQNYDMVKGLTMGADDYITKPFDEHVLVARIEAILRRTKKDGFVSFNGIEWDKTKHTVTVYNEKISLTPIEFSLLGLFLQNTNRAYSRDDLIEKIWGYETDIEYRTIDSHIRNIRDKLRKKGFPVENYLETVYKVGYKWKSE
- the fdhF gene encoding formate dehydrogenase subunit alpha gives rise to the protein MAEQTVRVTVDGKEFSASGEKTILQLFNESNLEHPQICHVPEVDPIQTCDTCIVEVDGKLMRACSTKLENGMHIERQSQRAKEAQTEAMDRILENHLLYCTVCDNNNGNCKVHNTVHMMGIEEQKYPYEPKVSACEVDMSHPFYRYDPNQCIACGQCVEVCQNLQVNETISIDWSLDRPRVIWDHGISINDSSCVSCGQCVTVCPCNALMEKSMLGEAGFMTGLKPDVLDPMIDFVKDVEPGYSSILAVSEVEAAMRKTKVNKTKTVCTFCGVGCSFEVWTKDRQILKVQPVSDAPVNGISTCVKGKFGWDFVNSEDRITKPLIRQGDMFVEASWEEALEVVASNMQHIKSEYGSDAFGFISSSKVTNEENYLMQKLARQIYGTNNVDNCSRYCQSPATDGLFKTVGMGGDAGTVKDIAEAGLVIIVGANPTEGHPVLATRVKRAHKLHEQKLIVADLRKHEMAERADLFIHPSQGTDYVWLAGITKYIIDQDWHDKKFIAENVKNFDEYSKMVEKYTLDYTEKITGISKENLKEMARMVYEADGTCVLWGMGVTQNTGGSTTSAAISNLLLVTGNYRRPGAGAYPLRGHNNVQGACDMATLPNWLPGYQAVSDDTLRAKFEKAYGTTIPKAPGLNNIAMLLAAEEGKLRGMYVMGEEMALVDSNANHVQHILANLDFLVVQDMFLSKTARFADVILPAAPSLEKEGTFTNTERRIQRLYEVLKPLGESKPDWWILQKVARALGGDWNYESPSEIMDEIASLAPLYSQATYDRLEGWNSLCWGSHDGSDTPLLYVDGFNFPDKLARLSLDEWVPPVVAPDEYDLLLNNGRMLEHFHEGNMTNKSAGILSKVSEVFVEISPELAIERNVKDGGLVELASPFGKIKVQALITDRVTGKELYLPMHATINEEAINILTGTATDIYTCTPAYKQTMVKMRVLREKGNRPLPSSNPRDKKRNPQNGVEIEQKWQRKQYVSLVD
- a CDS encoding GNAT family N-acetyltransferase; this translates as MEIRLLTTEDAEIYLKVCMEGLTKNPEAFSSSYEDVLKHEDPVVAMAKRLSNPDKYTLGVFKDNDLIGIATLETKPFIKQEHKAKIGSVFVSPRARGLGAGRALIKAIIENADKLHVEQLMLDVVVGNDAAKKLYESLGFQTYGVQERSLKHNGQYWDEEHMVLFLNN
- the fdhD gene encoding formate dehydrogenase accessory sulfurtransferase FdhD — its product is MGPTQENYTIVRYQSGTFSKQLDEIVTESPITIKINGEEYVTVVCTPNYIEDMVIGFLISEGIISSYKDVGELWIQKDNGIVHVTSSKVNPLYQNLYNKRYITSCCGKGRQGFIFANDAAKAKDLHDIHVKISPEECFHLMNTLQQSSTTFRQTGGVHNTALCDRNNILISRMDIGRHNALDKIYGHCLRNDISVKGKIIAFSGRISSEILLKVSKIGCEIVLSKSAPTKLALQLAQDLGITVVGFIRNKSCNIYTHPHRIDGYQSNN